In Rhineura floridana isolate rRhiFlo1 chromosome 1, rRhiFlo1.hap2, whole genome shotgun sequence, the following proteins share a genomic window:
- the ZFPM2 gene encoding zinc finger protein ZFPM2 isoform X7 gives MVLTAGPKWLLDVTWQGVEDSKNNCIVYSKGSVGFSIQSAIKKHVCLPAVRRGQLWCTTTKAIAEGEELIAFVVDFDSRLHAASQMTLTEGMYPARLLDSIQLLPQQAAMASILPTAIVNKDIFPCKSCGIWYRSERNLQAHLMYYCSGRQREGAQLSEENDESIQQISSICPFPQCTKSFSNARALEIHLNSHSGVKMEEFLPSGSSLKCTVCNYTADSVINFHQHLFSHLTQAAFRCTNCHFGFQTQRELLQHQDLHVSGNKLQRESDTEHSPSGNEETLQVTADLLNRNDGSQSQKTMQTKDASSDTELDKCEKKTPLFLPNQRPETQPVTNKQSFSYTKIKSEPSSPRLASSPVQSNLGPSFPMGPFLSQFAFPQDITVVPQASEILAKMSELVHRRLRHGSNNYPPVIYSPLMPKGATCFECNITFNNLDNYLVHKKHYCSSRWQQMAKSPDFGSVSEKMPEAVSPNNGQNSINILSTTPHTSDPENQLLQTSCINSSTVLDMIGPNGKGHEKDFSSQVKKLSNAANSEEKMNGKPSDSKNLTTTPLIEGESDPNKTTCEACNITFSRHETYMVHKQYYCATRHDPPLKRSASNKVPAMQRTMRTRKRRKMYEMCLPEQEQRPQLVQQRFLEVANLANPCTSSQEPADGLGECYHSRCDIFPGIVSKHLETSLSINKCVPASKCDTPHSTVSCLEMDVPIDLSKKCLSQSDRTSASPKRLLDYHECTVCKISFNKVENYLAHKQNFCPVTVHQRNEIGQLDGKVFQNPESERNSPEVSYERSIIKCEKNGNSKLSSTNGNLFSTHLATLQGLKVFSEAAQLIASKEENKHLFLPQCLYPGAIKKAKGADQLSPYYGIKPSDYISSSLAVHNNDADQTTNAEGDSLKDQTPSNGCPVQKKESLPLLPKNRGMVIVNGGLKQEERPAANPQQENISQNPQQHEDGHKSPSWASDNALAANENVSPTIPAAEEQLSSIAKGVNGSTPAPTSGKYCRLCDIQFNNLSNFITHKKFYCSSHAAEHVK, from the exons GTTCAGTTGGGTTCTCTATCcagtcagcaataaagaagcatgtttgtttgcctgcagtacgaa GAGGACAGCTTTGGTGCACAACGACAAAAGCCATTGCCGAGGGTGAAGAGCTAATTGCCTTTGTTGTGGATTTTGACTCAAGGCTACACGCTGCCAGTCAGATGACTCTTACCGAGGGGATGTATCCTGCTCGATTGCTGGACTCAATACAGTTGCTCCCTCAGCAAGCTGCTATGGCATCCATTTTGCCTACAGCCATTGTCAATA AGGACATATTCCCGTGCAAATCTTGTGGCATTTGGTATCGGAGTGAGCGAAATCTGCAGGCTCACCTAATGTACTACTGTAGCGGGAGGCAAAGAGAAGGAGCTCAGCTTTCCGAGGAGAATGACGAAAGTATTCAGCAGATATCCAGCATCTGCCCTTTTCCACAGTGCACCAAAAGTTTTTCAAATGCAAGAGCCCTGGAAATTCATCTAAATTCTCACAGTG GAGTAAAAATGGAAGAATTTCTCCCCTCTGGCTCTAGCCTAAAATGTACAGTTTGCAACTACACCGCAGACTCTGTgattaacttccatcagcacctGTTCTCACATCTCACTCAAGCTGCCTTTAGATGCACGAATTGCCATTTTGGCTTCCAAACTCAGAGGGAGTTGCTGCAGCACCAAGATCTACATGTCTCTGGCAACAAACTGCAGAGAGAAAGTGATACTGAACACTCTCCAAGTGGCAATGAAGAGACTTTGCAAGTAACTGCAGATCTGCTGAACAGAAATGATGGGTCCCAAAGTCAAAAGACAATGCAGACAAAGGATGCAAGCTCTGACACTGAGCTTGACAAATGTGAAAAAAAGACTCCCCTTTTCCTTCCAAATCAGAGGCCAGAAACACAGCCTGTCACAAATAAGCAAAGCTTTTCctacacaaaaataaaatctGAGCCATCTAGCCCAAGGCTTGCCTCATCCCCAGTCCAGTCTAATCTTGGTCCGTCTTTTCCAATGGGACCTTTTCTTTCTCAGTTTGCTTTTCCCCAGGACATCACAGTTGTTCCTCAGGCTTCTGAAATCTTAGCAAAAATGTCTGAGTTGGTCCATCGAAGGTTGAGACATGGAAGTAACAATTATCCTCCTGTCATTTACAGTCCACTCATGCCAAAAGGAGCTACCTGTTTTGAGTGCAACATAACCTTCAACAATCTAGACAATTACTTAGTACACAAAAAACATTACTGCAGCAGCCGATGGCAACAAATGGCAAAGTCGCCAGATTTTGGCAGTGTTTCAGAAAAGATGCCTGAGGCTGTGAGTCCCAACAATGGTCAAAATTCTATCAACATTTTGAGTACTACACCTCACACTTCAGACCCAGAGAATCAGCTCCTTCAGACATCCTGCATCAACTCTTCCACTGTATTAGACATGATTGGGCCAAACGGAAAGGGGCATGAAAAAGACTTTTCATCTCAAGTGAAGAAGCTGTCAAATGCTGCCAACAGTGAAGAGAAAATGAATGGGAAACCATCCGATAGCAAGAACTTAACTACTACTCCTTTAATAGAAGGAGAAAGTGATCCTAACAAAACCACATGTGAGGCTTGCAATATTACTTTCAGTAGGCATGAAACGTACATGGTCCACAAGCAGTATTATTGTGCTACGCGCCATGATCCTCCACTTAAAAGATCTGCTTCCAACAAAGTGCCTGCCATGCAGAGGACCATGCGCACACGCAAGCGAAGGAAGATGTATGAGATGTGCCTACCAGAACAAGAGCAAAGGCCGCAGCTGGTCCAGCAACGTTTTCTTGAAGTGGCTAATCTTGCCAACCCATGTACGTCTTCTCAAGAACCAGCTGATGGCCTTGGGGAGTGCTACCATTCACGCTGCGATATCTTTCCAGGAATAGTCTCAAAGCATTTAGAAACATCACTATCGATTAATAAATGTGTTCCAGCCTCAAAGTGTGACACACCACATTCCACAGTTTCTTGCCTGGAAATGGACGTACCTATAGATCTCAGCAAAAAATGCTTGTCCCAGTCTGATAGGACATCTGCTTCCCCAAAAAGATTGCTGGACTACCATGAATGCACAGTCTGCAAGATCAGTTTTAACAAGGTAGAGAATTACCTAGCTCATAAGCAGAATTTCTGCCCTGTCACTGTGCATCAGCGTAATGAAATTGGCCAACTTGATGGCAAAGTATTTCAAAATCCAGAAAGTGAACGGAACAGCCCTGAAGTCAGTTATGAACGAAGCATAATCAAATGTGAGAAAAACGGAAATTCAAAACTGTCTTCTACCAACGGGAACTTATTTTCTACACACTTAGCAACTCTTCAAGGACTTAAGGTCTTTAGTGAAGCTGCCCAGCTCATCGcttcaaaagaagaaaacaaacatttgttTCTTCCACAATGCCTTTATCCAGGAGCAATAAAGAAAGCTAAAGGAGCAGATCAGCTTTCTCCTTATTATGGAATAAAGCCAAGTGATTACATTTCTAGTTCCCTTGCTGTTCATAATAATGATGCAGATCAAACTACAAATGCAGAAGGTGATTCTCTGAAGGATCAGACCCCCTCAAATGGGTGCCCTGTACAGAAGAAAGAATctctgccactgctgccaaaAAACAGAGGCATGGTTATAGTTAATGGTGGACTAAAACAGGAGGAAAGGCCTGCAGCAAATCCTCAGCAAGAGAACATTTCCCAGAATCCTCAGCAGCATGAAGATGGACACAAATCTCCATCTTGGGCCTCTGATAATGCTTTAGCTGCCAATGAAAATGTCTCTCCAACAATTCCTGCAGCAGAAGAACAGTTATCTAGTATAGCAAAAGGCGTGAATGGATCCACTCCGGCTCCTACCAGTGGAAAGTATTGCCGCCTGTGTGACATCCAGTTCAACAACCTATCAAACTTTATAACTCATAAGAAGTTTTATTGCTCTTCACATGCAGCAGAACATGTCAAATGA
- the ZFPM2 gene encoding zinc finger protein ZFPM2 isoform X8 → MTLTEGMYPARLLDSIQLLPQQAAMASILPTAIVNKDIFPCKSCGIWYRSERNLQAHLMYYCSGRQREGAQLSEENDESIQQISSICPFPQCTKSFSNARALEIHLNSHSGVKMEEFLPSGSSLKCTVCNYTADSVINFHQHLFSHLTQAAFRCTNCHFGFQTQRELLQHQDLHVSGNKLQRESDTEHSPSGNEETLQVTADLLNRNDGSQSQKTMQTKDASSDTELDKCEKKTPLFLPNQRPETQPVTNKQSFSYTKIKSEPSSPRLASSPVQSNLGPSFPMGPFLSQFAFPQDITVVPQASEILAKMSELVHRRLRHGSNNYPPVIYSPLMPKGATCFECNITFNNLDNYLVHKKHYCSSRWQQMAKSPDFGSVSEKMPEAVSPNNGQNSINILSTTPHTSDPENQLLQTSCINSSTVLDMIGPNGKGHEKDFSSQVKKLSNAANSEEKMNGKPSDSKNLTTTPLIEGESDPNKTTCEACNITFSRHETYMVHKQYYCATRHDPPLKRSASNKVPAMQRTMRTRKRRKMYEMCLPEQEQRPQLVQQRFLEVANLANPCTSSQEPADGLGECYHSRCDIFPGIVSKHLETSLSINKCVPASKCDTPHSTVSCLEMDVPIDLSKKCLSQSDRTSASPKRLLDYHECTVCKISFNKVENYLAHKQNFCPVTVHQRNEIGQLDGKVFQNPESERNSPEVSYERSIIKCEKNGNSKLSSTNGNLFSTHLATLQGLKVFSEAAQLIASKEENKHLFLPQCLYPGAIKKAKGADQLSPYYGIKPSDYISSSLAVHNNDADQTTNAEGDSLKDQTPSNGCPVQKKESLPLLPKNRGMVIVNGGLKQEERPAANPQQENISQNPQQHEDGHKSPSWASDNALAANENVSPTIPAAEEQLSSIAKGVNGSTPAPTSGKYCRLCDIQFNNLSNFITHKKFYCSSHAAEHVK, encoded by the exons ATGACTCTTACCGAGGGGATGTATCCTGCTCGATTGCTGGACTCAATACAGTTGCTCCCTCAGCAAGCTGCTATGGCATCCATTTTGCCTACAGCCATTGTCAATA AGGACATATTCCCGTGCAAATCTTGTGGCATTTGGTATCGGAGTGAGCGAAATCTGCAGGCTCACCTAATGTACTACTGTAGCGGGAGGCAAAGAGAAGGAGCTCAGCTTTCCGAGGAGAATGACGAAAGTATTCAGCAGATATCCAGCATCTGCCCTTTTCCACAGTGCACCAAAAGTTTTTCAAATGCAAGAGCCCTGGAAATTCATCTAAATTCTCACAGTG GAGTAAAAATGGAAGAATTTCTCCCCTCTGGCTCTAGCCTAAAATGTACAGTTTGCAACTACACCGCAGACTCTGTgattaacttccatcagcacctGTTCTCACATCTCACTCAAGCTGCCTTTAGATGCACGAATTGCCATTTTGGCTTCCAAACTCAGAGGGAGTTGCTGCAGCACCAAGATCTACATGTCTCTGGCAACAAACTGCAGAGAGAAAGTGATACTGAACACTCTCCAAGTGGCAATGAAGAGACTTTGCAAGTAACTGCAGATCTGCTGAACAGAAATGATGGGTCCCAAAGTCAAAAGACAATGCAGACAAAGGATGCAAGCTCTGACACTGAGCTTGACAAATGTGAAAAAAAGACTCCCCTTTTCCTTCCAAATCAGAGGCCAGAAACACAGCCTGTCACAAATAAGCAAAGCTTTTCctacacaaaaataaaatctGAGCCATCTAGCCCAAGGCTTGCCTCATCCCCAGTCCAGTCTAATCTTGGTCCGTCTTTTCCAATGGGACCTTTTCTTTCTCAGTTTGCTTTTCCCCAGGACATCACAGTTGTTCCTCAGGCTTCTGAAATCTTAGCAAAAATGTCTGAGTTGGTCCATCGAAGGTTGAGACATGGAAGTAACAATTATCCTCCTGTCATTTACAGTCCACTCATGCCAAAAGGAGCTACCTGTTTTGAGTGCAACATAACCTTCAACAATCTAGACAATTACTTAGTACACAAAAAACATTACTGCAGCAGCCGATGGCAACAAATGGCAAAGTCGCCAGATTTTGGCAGTGTTTCAGAAAAGATGCCTGAGGCTGTGAGTCCCAACAATGGTCAAAATTCTATCAACATTTTGAGTACTACACCTCACACTTCAGACCCAGAGAATCAGCTCCTTCAGACATCCTGCATCAACTCTTCCACTGTATTAGACATGATTGGGCCAAACGGAAAGGGGCATGAAAAAGACTTTTCATCTCAAGTGAAGAAGCTGTCAAATGCTGCCAACAGTGAAGAGAAAATGAATGGGAAACCATCCGATAGCAAGAACTTAACTACTACTCCTTTAATAGAAGGAGAAAGTGATCCTAACAAAACCACATGTGAGGCTTGCAATATTACTTTCAGTAGGCATGAAACGTACATGGTCCACAAGCAGTATTATTGTGCTACGCGCCATGATCCTCCACTTAAAAGATCTGCTTCCAACAAAGTGCCTGCCATGCAGAGGACCATGCGCACACGCAAGCGAAGGAAGATGTATGAGATGTGCCTACCAGAACAAGAGCAAAGGCCGCAGCTGGTCCAGCAACGTTTTCTTGAAGTGGCTAATCTTGCCAACCCATGTACGTCTTCTCAAGAACCAGCTGATGGCCTTGGGGAGTGCTACCATTCACGCTGCGATATCTTTCCAGGAATAGTCTCAAAGCATTTAGAAACATCACTATCGATTAATAAATGTGTTCCAGCCTCAAAGTGTGACACACCACATTCCACAGTTTCTTGCCTGGAAATGGACGTACCTATAGATCTCAGCAAAAAATGCTTGTCCCAGTCTGATAGGACATCTGCTTCCCCAAAAAGATTGCTGGACTACCATGAATGCACAGTCTGCAAGATCAGTTTTAACAAGGTAGAGAATTACCTAGCTCATAAGCAGAATTTCTGCCCTGTCACTGTGCATCAGCGTAATGAAATTGGCCAACTTGATGGCAAAGTATTTCAAAATCCAGAAAGTGAACGGAACAGCCCTGAAGTCAGTTATGAACGAAGCATAATCAAATGTGAGAAAAACGGAAATTCAAAACTGTCTTCTACCAACGGGAACTTATTTTCTACACACTTAGCAACTCTTCAAGGACTTAAGGTCTTTAGTGAAGCTGCCCAGCTCATCGcttcaaaagaagaaaacaaacatttgttTCTTCCACAATGCCTTTATCCAGGAGCAATAAAGAAAGCTAAAGGAGCAGATCAGCTTTCTCCTTATTATGGAATAAAGCCAAGTGATTACATTTCTAGTTCCCTTGCTGTTCATAATAATGATGCAGATCAAACTACAAATGCAGAAGGTGATTCTCTGAAGGATCAGACCCCCTCAAATGGGTGCCCTGTACAGAAGAAAGAATctctgccactgctgccaaaAAACAGAGGCATGGTTATAGTTAATGGTGGACTAAAACAGGAGGAAAGGCCTGCAGCAAATCCTCAGCAAGAGAACATTTCCCAGAATCCTCAGCAGCATGAAGATGGACACAAATCTCCATCTTGGGCCTCTGATAATGCTTTAGCTGCCAATGAAAATGTCTCTCCAACAATTCCTGCAGCAGAAGAACAGTTATCTAGTATAGCAAAAGGCGTGAATGGATCCACTCCGGCTCCTACCAGTGGAAAGTATTGCCGCCTGTGTGACATCCAGTTCAACAACCTATCAAACTTTATAACTCATAAGAAGTTTTATTGCTCTTCACATGCAGCAGAACATGTCAAATGA